A section of the Engystomops pustulosus chromosome 3, aEngPut4.maternal, whole genome shotgun sequence genome encodes:
- the LOC140120868 gene encoding uncharacterized protein isoform X1, translated as MEEWEYVEGHKDLYKEVMMEDHQPLTSPENLHKNSEENVTLSLTCKVEEVTARSPEENLIILNVEPGHNTTDLLNKPLIHKKLSSEHLQIATTISSQKGLKRFQCDICGRWFLKCMDLVAHRRSHTGEKPFSCAECGKCFTRKSSLDKHEKNHKGDKPYSCTVCGKGFVEKRNLVTHERIHTGEKPFLCSECGKCFGHKSGLDKHQKSHTGVKPYSCTVCGKGFIERRNLIVHERIHTGEKPFSCSVCGKGFIQKRNLVTHERIHTGEKPFSCSVCGKGFREKSCLATHQKLHTGEKPFSCSHCGKSFISKSDFIIHERIHIENKPFSCSECGKSFTVKKSLIVHERSHTGEKPFSCRECGKSFTHKSHLVSHERIHTGERPYACLQCGKCFIDQSNLIKHKRIHTGEKPFTCSECEKCFITKDKLKDHQRIHTGEKPFSCSECGKCLTTYASLRDHQRIHTGEKPFSCSDCKKCFITKGRLRDHQRIHTGSLEKPFSCSECGICFADKANLGDHQRVHIGGQATFM; from the exons atggaggagtgggagtatgtagaaggacacaaggacctgtacaaggaggtcatgatggaggaccaccagcccctcacatcaccag AAAATCTCCATAAGAATTCGGAGGAAAATGTCACGCTATCACTAACTTGTAAAGTAGAAGAAGTCACAGCGCGCTCTCCAGAGGAAAACCTCATTATCCTTAATGTAGAACCTGGGCACAACACTACAGATCTATTAAACAAGCCCCTAATTCATAAGAAACTTTCTTCTGAACACTTACAAATTGCTACCACAATTTCAAGTCAAAAAGGGCTTAAAAGGTTTCAATGTGATATATGTGGAAGATGGTTTTTAAAATGCATGGATCTCGTGGCACATCgaagaagtcacacaggagagaagccattctcctgtgcagaatgtgggaaatgttttacccgtAAATCAAGTCTGGATAAACATGAGAAAAATCACAAAGGAGACAAACCATActcatgtacagtgtgtgggaAAGGCTTTGTAGAAAAAAGAAATCTTGTtacacatgagagaattcacacaggagagaaaccatttttatgttcagaatgtgggaaatgttttggtcATAAATCAGGCCTTGATAAGCATCAGAAAAGTCACACAGGGgtgaagccatattcatgtacaGTATGTGGGAAAGGTTTTATTGAAAGACGCAATCTTATTgtgcatgagagaattcacacaggagagaaaccattttcatgttctgtctGTGGAAAAGGCTTTATACAAAAACGAAATCTTGTtacacatgagagaattcacacaggggagaagccattttcatgttcggtATGTGGGAAAGGTTTTAGAGAAAAATCATGTCTGGCTACACATCAGAAACTTCATactggagagaaaccattttcatgctcCCATTGCGGAAAAAGCTTTATAAGCAAATCGGACTTTAttatacatgagagaattcataTAGAGAATAAAcccttttcatgttcagaatgcgggaaatcttttacagtgaaaaaaagtttaattGTTCATgaaagaagtcacacaggagagaagccattttcgtgtcgagaatgtggaaaaagttttactcataaatcacatcttgtttcgcatgagagaattcacacaggagagaggccATATGCATGTTtacaatgtgggaaatgctttataGATCAATCAAACCTTATTAAGcataagagaattcacacgggtGAAAAGCCATTTACATGCTCggaatgtgagaaatgttttattaccaaagataagctcaaggaccaccagagaattcacactggcgagaagccattttcatgttcagaatgtgggaaatgtttgacTACTTATGCAAGTCTTAGGgatcatcagagaattcacacaggggagaaaccattttcatgttcagattgtAAGAAATGTTTTATTACCAAAGGCAGACTTCGGgatcatcagagaattcacactgggtctttggagaaaccattttcgtgttctgaatgtgggatATGTTTTGCTGATAAAGCTAACCTTGGGGATCATCAGAGAGTTCATATAGGTGGACAAGCCACTTTCATGTGA